In Tautonia rosea, the genomic window GACCGACCGAGGGTCGATCGGGGAGCGTCAACCGTAACGTAACGTGGAGAGGTGACGATGGGTCGGCGGGTGGTCTTGGCGATGAGTGGCGGGGTGGATAGCTCGGTCGCTGCACACTTGCTTAAGGAGCAAGGGTACGACGTGATCGGCCTGTTCATGAGGACCGGAGCCCACGCCGAAACCGCCGAACGTCGGGCCAAGACCTGTTGCAGCGTGACCGATGCGCTCGATGCGCAGGCGGTCGCCGATCGGCTGGACATCCCCTTCTTCGCGCTCGACTTCGAACGTGACTTCAGCCGGATCATGGATAACTTCGCCGACGAGTATCTCGCCGGCCGGACGCCGAATCCTTGCGTACTCTGCAACGTCTGGCTGAAATTCGGCAAGCTCTGGGCGTACGGCAAGCAGGTCGGGGCCGATTTCGTGGCCACGGGCCATCATGCCAGGATGGCGACCGGCCCTGACGGTGCCCCTCGGATCGCTCGGGCCCTGGATCCGGGTAAGGATCAATCGTACGTGTTGTTCGGCTTGCGTCGCGAACTGTTGCCGAATGTGCTCTTGCCCGTGGGAGAGTACTCGAAGGAGGCCATTCGCGACCTCGCCCGAGATCTGGCCTTGCCAGTGCATAACAAGCAAGACAGCCAGGAGATCTGCTTCATTCCCGATGACGACTATCTGCGGTTTGTCCGGGATCGTCGCCCCGGATCGAGCGAGCCGGGGCGGATCGTAGACGAAGACGGGACCGAAGTGGCCCGCCATGAGGGGATCGAAGGCTTCACGATCGGTCAGCGTCGGGGACTGGGGATCGCGGTCGGAGAACCGCGCTACGTCGTTCAGATTGAGCCCCAATCCAAGACCGTGACCATCGGCCGCCGGGAGGCCTTGGAAAAGGCGGGTCTTGAGGCTGCTCGGTTTAACTGGCAAGTGGCTCGCCCGGCTGGCCCCCTGCCCTGCCTGGCTCAGATTCGGGCTCGGCATCGAGCGGTGCCGGCAGTGGTCGAGCCGCTGGAAGGGGATCGTGCCCGCGTCCGATTTGAGACGCCGCAGCCGGCCGTCACTCCTGGACAGATCGTGACGGTCTATGATGGCGATTTCGTGCTTGGCGGTGGTTGGATTGAACAGGCAATCGACACGGTTGATGTTGCCTGAACTCATCATTGCACGGCCGATGTTGCAATTCATGGTGTCACGAGCCACTGCCTCCTGCGTAGTAAGACATGAGTGGCGAGGGAATCCTGCAATGACGCCGATCCACGCTGCTCAAAAAAAAGCAACGCCGAATGCGAGCGCCAGCAGGTTCCTGTGCTGAGCATTTGGAACGGTGAGTCACTCGACTGACCGAAGCACGGAATCGCCGTCCTCAGACCGTGGGCGCCATTGGTTCCGAGCCGAGGAAACCGACCGACACCCCAGACATCCTGGGGTTGTGAGCTTTGGGGAACACCCTTCAGGTGACCGGAATCCAATGGTCACCTGGTGGTGTGGCCGATGGCGTTGTTGATTTGTCCGAGGTCGTCGTGAGGGACGACCCTGAACGATCGCCGTGGGGCGTTGCCAGGATCCCTGGGTTGGGACCGAACGACGAGGAGGTTTGCGCTGACGGCGCCTCCCCTGGCCGTTCCCGAGAGGGCCTGCGCGTTGCGTTGCATTGAAGACCAACACATACGCCGAGTCTGGTGAACGGAGGGTTCTTGATGACCGATCACGATGAACGGAGAGAGCGACTGGGGCCGGATCGGGGGGATGTTCAGGGACGAAGGACCTTGAAGTCTTCCCCGAACGGTGAGTTCCTCCCGGGTGCCAGTGGAAATTTCAGTCGGTCGGGAAGGAATCGGAGCGCAACGGGTGCCAAGTACGGCATCGGGTCGTATGGTCGAATTCGAGGAGACTGAGGACTCACGGCATCATCGGCGGGAATCGAACGGCAGGCCCCTGGGAATGTCAGACGATTGGACCAGAACCTCCTCAGCCACCGCGTTCCCCCGAAGCTGACTCCTTGCGAGTCAGGTACGGGGCTGCATCCGAGAGGGACGAGCCATGTTTAAGGAACGATCGCAGGGAATCGCCGCGGCCACGCAACCATCGGAGATCGAGTCGATGGGCAAATGGACCGATCGCCATGCGTCGGACCAGGCCCGACGCGCCTCGGCGGCTCGTCAGACGAGCGGTCGGCGACGCAAGATCGACCCGACGACCAGCGAGCGAGACTATTCTCCTGAAGAAGTCGAGTTCATGGCCGCCAT contains:
- the mnmA gene encoding tRNA 2-thiouridine(34) synthase MnmA, which encodes MGRRVVLAMSGGVDSSVAAHLLKEQGYDVIGLFMRTGAHAETAERRAKTCCSVTDALDAQAVADRLDIPFFALDFERDFSRIMDNFADEYLAGRTPNPCVLCNVWLKFGKLWAYGKQVGADFVATGHHARMATGPDGAPRIARALDPGKDQSYVLFGLRRELLPNVLLPVGEYSKEAIRDLARDLALPVHNKQDSQEICFIPDDDYLRFVRDRRPGSSEPGRIVDEDGTEVARHEGIEGFTIGQRRGLGIAVGEPRYVVQIEPQSKTVTIGRREALEKAGLEAARFNWQVARPAGPLPCLAQIRARHRAVPAVVEPLEGDRARVRFETPQPAVTPGQIVTVYDGDFVLGGGWIEQAIDTVDVA